A genomic segment from Candidatus Brocadia sinica JPN1 encodes:
- a CDS encoding acyltransferase domain-containing protein: protein MNFPHHWDTEVFIIQGESRHDLMKAVDRLCRFISGNPALELKDLAFTLNCPLQESGCRLAIVANSLQDLEKKLNHSLKQLENPRCNRIKDKGGIFFFEEPLSREGTLAFLFPGEGSQYVNMLADLYQHFQDVRACFDRIDRAFLNNKRNILPSQIIFPPPHAQSSRFDTSEQILWQMDFAVAAVFIANQALFTLLDYLEIRPDAMVGHSSGEFVALMASGAVDLQNEEQVIQLALDLLRIHESLKEKIPDARLLAVGAANPSVVDSVAAESGGLLHVAMDNCPHQIVLCGSETTIASVTNRLQSQGAICNLLPFHRAYHTPLFKPVCDQFFPFFQALKIVSPRIPIYSCATAQSHQDDPEEIRRLAVEQWCRPVRFHETINAMYADGVRIFVEVGPRGNLTSFVDDILQNRRYIAVPSNVSQRSGITQINYMIGLLAAHGVRMRLDYLYAHRAPERLSFGVVDKQGEKPGKKPESARLTQKLPVLQPASGSKPYTSDALPYSSFSLAPKVLQSQSSSRSRAMLDHLQMMEQFLVTQQEIMTSFLAGSYKIPCDTMISAPWPQIVSHLPSSLGFQCCRISETGDESLLHTLIPGVLSHRELEVWLRLSGPEKRRMEWLLGRLAAKDAVRLFLKDQYQLKANPADIEITTDKHGRPLAGGELIGKLDCRLTISITHSGRSAAAVAGKCGNHLGVGIDMESVGQNHEGLERIALSAKEQMLLSAVPVSKREQWILRLWCAKEAAAKALGRGMAGNPLNLFVQKIDAESGEVSLALSGELARQLNDYKDMSFTAHTRHDGDFIFAISMV from the coding sequence ATGAATTTTCCTCACCACTGGGATACAGAGGTCTTCATCATTCAGGGAGAGTCGCGCCATGACCTGATGAAAGCAGTCGACCGGCTCTGCCGGTTTATCTCAGGCAACCCCGCGCTAGAACTTAAGGATCTGGCTTTCACTCTAAACTGCCCTTTGCAGGAATCCGGATGCCGCCTTGCGATCGTTGCAAATTCCCTGCAGGATTTAGAAAAAAAACTGAACCATAGCCTTAAACAATTGGAGAATCCTCGCTGCAACAGGATTAAGGACAAAGGCGGAATATTCTTTTTTGAAGAACCTTTAAGCAGGGAAGGAACCCTCGCCTTTCTTTTTCCAGGGGAGGGATCGCAATATGTCAATATGCTAGCCGATCTATACCAGCATTTTCAGGATGTTAGGGCTTGCTTCGATCGGATCGACCGGGCATTTCTTAACAACAAGAGGAATATACTGCCCAGTCAGATAATATTTCCTCCGCCCCATGCTCAATCCTCACGGTTTGACACCTCTGAGCAAATTCTCTGGCAAATGGACTTTGCCGTGGCAGCGGTTTTTATTGCGAACCAGGCGCTCTTTACTTTACTTGATTACCTGGAAATCCGGCCTGATGCAATGGTTGGTCACAGTAGCGGAGAGTTCGTAGCGCTGATGGCTTCAGGTGCTGTTGATCTCCAAAATGAGGAGCAGGTTATTCAACTCGCCCTTGATTTATTACGCATACATGAATCCTTAAAAGAAAAAATCCCCGATGCAAGACTCCTGGCAGTAGGCGCTGCAAATCCCTCAGTGGTGGATTCAGTGGCAGCTGAAAGCGGAGGATTGCTCCATGTGGCTATGGATAATTGCCCGCATCAGATAGTCCTCTGCGGGTCCGAAACAACCATAGCCAGTGTAACGAATCGGCTACAATCTCAGGGGGCCATATGTAACCTGTTACCGTTTCATCGCGCCTATCATACCCCCCTCTTCAAGCCCGTATGCGACCAATTTTTCCCCTTCTTTCAGGCGCTCAAAATCGTCTCTCCCCGCATCCCCATTTACTCCTGTGCGACAGCACAATCACATCAGGATGATCCGGAGGAAATCCGGCGGCTTGCAGTTGAACAGTGGTGCCGGCCGGTACGTTTTCACGAGACAATAAATGCAATGTACGCAGACGGGGTACGAATATTTGTCGAGGTAGGACCCAGGGGAAATCTGACCAGCTTTGTTGATGATATCCTGCAAAATCGCCGCTACATAGCCGTACCGTCGAATGTCTCACAGCGTTCAGGTATAACACAGATCAATTATATGATTGGGTTGCTGGCTGCTCATGGTGTCCGTATGCGTCTTGATTATCTCTATGCACACCGGGCGCCGGAAAGGTTATCATTTGGCGTAGTGGATAAACAAGGAGAAAAGCCAGGAAAGAAACCGGAATCAGCCAGGTTGACGCAGAAACTGCCTGTATTGCAACCAGCATCAGGGAGTAAACCCTATACATCAGACGCACTACCTTATTCGAGTTTTTCTTTAGCGCCAAAGGTTCTCCAATCTCAGAGCAGTTCCCGATCCAGGGCTATGCTGGATCATTTGCAGATGATGGAACAATTTCTGGTTACACAGCAGGAAATCATGACATCATTTCTGGCCGGATCATATAAAATCCCCTGTGATACTATGATCAGCGCCCCATGGCCTCAGATCGTCTCTCATTTACCGTCCTCATTGGGGTTCCAGTGCTGCCGTATCTCTGAAACAGGAGATGAGAGCCTGCTTCACACATTGATTCCCGGCGTTCTCAGTCACCGGGAACTGGAGGTATGGCTTCGTCTTTCCGGACCGGAGAAACGCCGTATGGAATGGTTGCTTGGCAGACTGGCAGCAAAGGATGCAGTGCGTCTCTTCCTGAAAGATCAGTACCAGTTGAAGGCAAATCCGGCAGACATAGAAATTACCACAGACAAGCATGGGCGCCCCCTTGCTGGCGGGGAACTCATCGGGAAGTTAGACTGCCGCTTAACCATTTCCATTACCCATTCGGGAAGAAGCGCAGCAGCCGTAGCCGGTAAGTGTGGTAATCATCTGGGTGTAGGTATTGATATGGAGTCAGTTGGCCAGAATCATGAGGGGCTGGAAAGAATCGCCTTATCAGCGAAAGAACAGATGCTCCTTTCCGCAGTTCCAGTATCAAAAAGAGAACAATGGATTTTAAGGCTTTGGTGCGCCAAGGAAGCGGCAGCGAAAGCCCTTGGCCGTGGAATGGCAGGAAATCCCCTCAATCTGTTCGTTCAGAAGATTGATGCAGAATCAGGTGAAGTATCATTGGCGCTTTCCGGAGAATTAGCGAGGCAATTGAACGATTACAAGGATATGAGTTTTACTGCCCATACACGGCATGATGGCGATTTCATTTTTGCGATTTCAATGGTGTAA
- a CDS encoding type I polyketide synthase: MQTFRLIALTPPCLPDSSIAIAASRAGEIGIVDLEHVKNEQEGLDIISHLAKYTKKDCGVKLDTGDGPFATSVIPKLPQQVNVAILTCDNPEILNKHIQLLRHKNITVLLEVTSLDQARLGSAIGVNGFIAKGNEAGGWVGEETSFILLQQLLKHISLPVWVQGGIGLHTAAACNAAGAAGVVLDIQLALTRESSLPETVKTVIAHMDGSETICMGTETGGVCRVYSRSGLPVLQDLSSVVNTLATDTRPGSEILAVLRSEIKKRAGWGDPGQHIWLLGQDAAFAASLAQRFHTVGGVLDGFRQTIASHTRTAKTIRPLDEGSPLARSHGTRHPIVQGPMARISDTPAFAARVAEEGALPFLAISMLDAREIKDMLEETKKLLGDKPWGVGILGFISPDLLQRQLDVIRTYKPPFAIIAGGRPDQSHALEKEGIHAYLHVPSPGLLRMFIENGVRRFIFEGRECGGHVGPRSSFVLWNPMIDILTESLHGKDMANCHVLFAGGIHDSLSASMVATMAAPLAERGGKIGVLLGTAYLFTEEAVATGAIVKSFQEEAIRCTKTTLMESGPGHATRCVDTPYTKIFAQEKLRLSAEGASVEKIRNTLEELNLGRLRAASKGIIRNPQQGQDGGAPKYIVLSAEEQHNQGMYMIGQLAALRDRACTVKDIHHEVSVKVSERLAELAEFQPIQTLAYRKTKPSDVAIIGMACMLPKAGTLKTYWENILNKVDAITEIPKDRWDWQLYFNPDRNARDKVYSKWGGFIDPVPFNPIKYGMPPNTLSSIEPLQLLTLEVVQKAIEDAGYAHRPFQRERTSVILGSSGGLSDLGQLYSFRSNLPLFVKNIPSEALSKLPEWTEDSFAGILLNVTAGRVANRFDFGGVNYTIDAACASSLAAVYMAVRELENETSDIVIAGGTDTLQNPFSYLCFSKTQALSPRGRCRTFDESADGIVISEGIATLVLKRLSDAERDGDRIYAVIKAISGSSDGRDKGLTAPRPEGQALALKRAYEKAGFSPATVGLIEAHGTGTVAGDRAEIETLKRIFETAGAASQSCAIGSVKSMIGHTKSTAGVASLIKVALSLHYKVLPPTIGVEKPNSILAGSPFYVNTRARPWICGTMDQPRRAGVSAFGFGGTNFHAVIEEYTGNFLSSSHDSASHCWPGELFLLTGHSRKELTEAIDKLSQALSHGARPALHDLAYTLWKHSKKDHSEVKLAIVASSLDDLQQKLTSAGENLKKPGCNQIQDPKGIYFTVEPLGKGSKVAFLFPGQGSQYPDMLHDLAILFPEVRERFELADHTLAGRFPRSLSAFIFPPPCFNQEEEQTRQREITKTNIAQPAIGAADMGLFHLLQTFGIKPNMVAGHSYGEYVALCAAGVFREEILYTLSEARGRFITEMAGQDPGTMIAVEAGSETVKEIISPVEGVWVANLNAPKQTIISGTRPGTEEAVKRLKSQGIRTRSIPVSCAFHSPLMAPAREQLAGFLSTIEVVTPKLDVFSNTTAAPYPQHPKDITALLSKHLVQPVEFAGEIGAMYGAGARIFIEVGPRNVLTGLTHQILEGQSYLAVALNISGRSGIIQLLHALGQLAVHGVHLQLDRLYQGREARQLRLDALAEETGEQPLPLTTLLVDGSRVRPLRETAQARHGQTAGTYSNTPIQSIPPGNIEIPTSTEEDRNVILQFQKLMNRFLEVQQQVMLAYLRGSNGGQIPESEVSALFKFMDNMSPQARTSPLSQSAEHSPLLPKEPEPIPGQEQKPSFDKEQLTTQLLQIVSERTGYPPEMLGLDLNIEADLGIDSIKRVEILGALQHAYLSNYGETQMAMEELTKIKTLRGIIDYISNIFQSQPETRPDKPATDQQAAVTTQTSSDLKQRPSFDTERLTTQLLQIVSERTGYPPEMLGLDLNIEADLGIDSIKRVEILGALQRTYLSGYGETQMAMEELTKIKTLRGIIDYISNSFQSQPDMKADRATLHRQEVAHTQTFSEVSTDIAEVSRCLLTTVNAPFSNRPLKLTPDSVFIITDDEQGIASTLSDKLRNLGGHVILVRMGNKTTETETNLYTTDLTNPTAVHDLITLIRKKGGSITGIIHLLPLKKGISFEEMDMKNWRDRIRLEVKSLFYLTKAAGQDLKRAAETGGGWLIAATGMGCAFNNNTKEFVPFSPDQGGIAGLIKTLTLEWPRVCCKVIHLGKEEKQNPAIADNLLCEMTGNSKQAEVIYRDSHRFILKPRKVLPDQNAPDNLTIDSNSVILITGGAKGITAEVACELAKLYQPTLVLVGRAPLPAPHEPPETARLTSPQDLKAAFINRMRQSGQSVTPVQVEAAYSHLLQEREMRDNLSAMQQAGATVRYYQVDVCNEEAFSNLINEIYRSYGRLDGVIHGAGVIEDKLLEDKTPDSFDRVFHTKADSAFILSRKLRPDSLKFLVFFSSVVGCFGNCGQSDYAAANEVLNKLAAYLDSRWPGRVVAINWGPWDKTGMVSAEAKRQFAGRGVQLISPLTGRRLFDEELRLGRKGETEVVVGNGPWSDFEVEQMASPPNTFPLLDGAPLRLVSDGTVEFVRALDPAFDLYLHDHRLDGKPVLPMTMAMELMAEVAQKGWPEWEIAGIQSLALIRGIVMDNGSRDIRIVAQPQTYSSHENLTREIKMEIYELNKPSHPCYRAIVQIGKRLPSPPLYDSGVLCGLRPFPMTVDDMYRRWLFHGPCFQGISTIEGINQQGICAFLLPSLPDQCLNQNTGSRWLIDPVLLDCSLQLAILWERFHYDMTPLPTGFKSYRRFGSPSDSPVRCSLEAYPRSGGHILSVNIYFLDTAGRMLAFMEGVEASCSKALNRLAGVATPVRGNNE, encoded by the coding sequence ATGCAAACATTTCGACTCATTGCATTGACCCCCCCCTGCCTGCCAGACTCATCCATCGCAATTGCCGCCAGCAGGGCCGGGGAGATCGGAATTGTAGACCTTGAACATGTTAAAAATGAGCAAGAAGGACTTGACATCATTTCGCATCTTGCCAAATATACGAAAAAGGATTGTGGTGTTAAACTTGACACGGGAGACGGTCCTTTTGCAACCAGTGTAATACCCAAACTTCCTCAGCAGGTTAATGTGGCCATTCTGACCTGTGATAATCCTGAGATACTCAACAAGCATATCCAACTCCTCAGGCACAAAAATATTACCGTTCTCCTGGAAGTAACCTCTCTTGATCAGGCACGTCTTGGAAGTGCTATAGGAGTAAATGGGTTCATTGCCAAAGGAAACGAGGCCGGTGGGTGGGTGGGGGAAGAAACAAGCTTCATACTCCTTCAGCAATTATTGAAGCACATATCATTGCCTGTCTGGGTTCAGGGGGGCATCGGACTGCACACGGCAGCGGCTTGCAATGCGGCGGGAGCCGCAGGTGTGGTTTTGGATATACAGCTTGCATTAACCCGAGAGTCCTCCCTGCCGGAAACAGTCAAAACTGTCATAGCTCATATGGACGGTAGCGAAACAATCTGTATGGGAACTGAGACAGGCGGGGTCTGCCGGGTTTACTCCCGTTCGGGACTACCCGTCCTCCAGGATTTATCCAGCGTAGTAAATACCCTTGCCACAGACACTCGTCCCGGATCAGAAATTCTTGCTGTTTTGCGCTCGGAAATCAAGAAGCGAGCCGGATGGGGTGATCCGGGGCAACACATCTGGCTTCTTGGTCAGGACGCAGCCTTCGCCGCATCACTTGCCCAGCGATTCCACACCGTGGGAGGGGTATTGGATGGATTCCGGCAGACAATTGCCTCACATACCAGGACCGCTAAGACGATCCGTCCCCTTGATGAGGGATCTCCGCTGGCTCGCTCCCATGGCACGCGCCACCCGATTGTCCAGGGTCCGATGGCCAGAATTTCTGACACACCCGCATTCGCAGCCCGTGTGGCGGAAGAGGGGGCATTGCCTTTCCTTGCTATCTCCATGCTGGATGCACGGGAGATTAAGGATATGCTCGAAGAAACGAAAAAGCTGCTTGGTGACAAACCCTGGGGAGTAGGTATACTGGGATTCATATCCCCGGACCTCCTTCAGAGACAACTGGATGTTATCAGAACGTACAAACCACCCTTTGCGATCATTGCCGGCGGAAGACCCGACCAGTCCCATGCGCTCGAAAAGGAGGGTATTCATGCTTACCTGCATGTCCCATCACCCGGCTTACTCAGGATGTTCATCGAAAACGGGGTACGCCGCTTCATTTTTGAAGGGCGCGAGTGTGGAGGCCATGTGGGGCCACGGTCAAGCTTTGTATTGTGGAATCCAATGATCGATATACTCACCGAGTCGTTACACGGAAAAGACATGGCGAACTGCCACGTCCTCTTTGCGGGGGGTATTCATGACTCACTTTCCGCTTCTATGGTAGCAACTATGGCAGCCCCTTTGGCCGAACGAGGAGGAAAGATCGGTGTTCTCCTTGGTACAGCCTACCTATTTACTGAGGAAGCGGTGGCTACCGGAGCCATTGTCAAGTCCTTCCAGGAGGAGGCAATCCGGTGCACCAAAACCACTCTCATGGAGAGCGGACCGGGCCACGCCACCCGCTGCGTCGATACACCCTATACCAAGATATTCGCTCAGGAAAAGTTACGCTTGTCTGCTGAAGGGGCATCGGTTGAGAAAATCCGCAACACCCTCGAAGAACTCAATCTTGGCCGGTTGCGGGCCGCCTCTAAAGGTATTATCCGTAATCCACAACAAGGACAGGACGGAGGGGCACCGAAATATATCGTGCTCAGCGCTGAGGAACAGCACAATCAGGGCATGTATATGATCGGTCAGCTTGCGGCGCTCCGCGACCGAGCCTGCACGGTTAAGGATATTCATCACGAGGTCTCGGTCAAAGTTTCCGAACGACTGGCAGAGTTGGCTGAATTCCAGCCAATTCAGACTTTGGCCTATCGAAAGACAAAGCCCAGCGACGTTGCGATTATCGGCATGGCATGCATGTTACCAAAAGCGGGTACCTTAAAAACCTATTGGGAGAATATCCTCAATAAGGTCGATGCAATTACCGAGATTCCAAAAGACCGGTGGGATTGGCAACTTTACTTCAATCCCGATCGCAATGCCCGTGATAAGGTCTATTCCAAATGGGGTGGATTCATCGATCCCGTTCCGTTTAATCCAATCAAATATGGAATGCCACCCAACACCCTGTCCTCCATAGAACCACTTCAATTACTTACGCTCGAAGTGGTTCAAAAAGCAATTGAGGACGCAGGATATGCACATCGTCCGTTTCAGAGGGAAAGGACATCGGTAATTCTTGGCTCAAGCGGTGGCCTCTCTGATCTGGGACAGCTGTACTCTTTTCGATCCAATTTGCCCCTGTTTGTGAAAAATATCCCATCGGAAGCCCTGTCCAAACTTCCGGAATGGACAGAAGACTCCTTTGCAGGTATCCTTCTCAATGTAACCGCTGGTCGGGTGGCAAACCGCTTTGATTTTGGCGGGGTCAACTATACGATAGATGCGGCATGTGCTTCCTCTTTGGCCGCAGTATATATGGCAGTCAGGGAACTTGAAAATGAAACCAGCGATATCGTCATTGCCGGCGGGACCGACACGCTGCAAAACCCCTTTTCTTATCTCTGCTTCAGCAAGACCCAGGCGCTCTCGCCGCGCGGACGATGCCGGACCTTTGATGAAAGCGCCGATGGCATTGTGATCAGTGAGGGAATTGCTACCCTTGTCTTAAAACGCTTGTCCGATGCCGAACGGGATGGAGATCGGATCTATGCGGTAATCAAGGCCATTTCGGGTTCCAGTGACGGGCGGGACAAGGGGTTAACAGCCCCGCGACCTGAAGGCCAGGCCTTAGCATTGAAGCGGGCATACGAGAAGGCAGGGTTTTCTCCGGCAACCGTTGGTCTAATCGAGGCGCATGGCACAGGAACGGTGGCCGGTGACCGTGCGGAGATTGAAACACTCAAACGAATATTTGAAACTGCCGGTGCAGCCAGCCAGAGTTGTGCCATTGGGTCGGTCAAGTCAATGATCGGACACACGAAATCTACGGCGGGAGTAGCCAGCCTGATTAAGGTTGCACTCTCGCTTCATTACAAGGTGCTCCCCCCAACTATCGGAGTCGAAAAACCTAATTCAATTCTGGCAGGAAGCCCTTTCTACGTAAATACCAGGGCGCGTCCCTGGATTTGCGGAACCATGGATCAGCCGCGCCGGGCCGGCGTCAGCGCTTTCGGTTTTGGCGGAACGAACTTCCATGCTGTAATTGAGGAGTACACCGGGAATTTTTTATCCTCATCCCATGATTCTGCTTCCCATTGCTGGCCGGGCGAACTCTTCCTTTTGACGGGGCATTCCCGCAAAGAACTGACCGAGGCTATAGATAAGCTAAGTCAGGCACTATCGCATGGCGCCAGGCCGGCATTGCACGATCTGGCCTATACTTTGTGGAAACATTCCAAGAAAGATCATTCCGAAGTTAAACTGGCAATTGTAGCCAGCTCACTGGACGACTTACAGCAGAAATTAACCTCTGCCGGAGAAAATTTAAAGAAACCAGGGTGTAATCAAATCCAGGACCCAAAAGGCATCTATTTCACCGTGGAACCCCTTGGCAAGGGTAGCAAGGTTGCATTCCTGTTTCCCGGACAGGGCTCCCAGTACCCCGACATGCTTCATGATCTGGCAATTCTGTTCCCTGAAGTGCGGGAGCGGTTTGAACTGGCTGACCATACTCTGGCAGGCCGGTTCCCCCGGTCACTCAGCGCCTTTATCTTTCCACCGCCCTGTTTCAATCAGGAGGAAGAGCAAACCCGTCAGCGGGAGATTACAAAGACCAACATCGCCCAGCCGGCCATTGGTGCAGCAGATATGGGCTTATTCCACCTGCTGCAAACCTTCGGAATCAAGCCGAACATGGTTGCCGGACACAGCTACGGTGAGTATGTTGCGTTATGTGCCGCAGGCGTTTTCCGTGAAGAGATATTGTACACTCTTTCTGAGGCAAGAGGACGCTTCATCACGGAAATGGCAGGACAAGACCCCGGAACTATGATTGCCGTAGAGGCAGGGAGTGAGACAGTCAAAGAGATCATATCGCCAGTTGAGGGTGTATGGGTTGCCAATCTTAACGCCCCAAAACAAACGATCATTTCCGGAACAAGACCCGGCACAGAAGAGGCTGTAAAACGTCTGAAATCGCAGGGGATACGGACCCGTTCCATACCTGTCTCCTGCGCATTTCATTCGCCATTGATGGCTCCGGCACGGGAACAACTGGCAGGGTTCCTCTCAACCATCGAAGTCGTTACTCCAAAACTGGATGTCTTTTCCAACACCACTGCGGCGCCCTATCCTCAGCACCCGAAAGACATTACCGCCCTTCTGAGCAAACATCTGGTACAGCCGGTAGAGTTTGCGGGCGAAATCGGGGCAATGTACGGTGCAGGCGCCCGCATTTTTATAGAAGTTGGACCGCGCAATGTACTCACAGGACTGACGCATCAGATTCTTGAAGGTCAATCCTATCTTGCTGTGGCATTAAATATATCTGGTCGGTCAGGCATCATTCAGCTTTTACACGCATTAGGGCAACTGGCGGTTCACGGAGTGCATCTCCAGCTTGATCGCCTCTATCAGGGGAGGGAGGCACGCCAGCTCAGGCTCGATGCGCTCGCCGAAGAGACCGGGGAACAACCGCTCCCTCTTACAACCTTGCTGGTTGATGGCAGCCGGGTTCGTCCCCTTCGTGAAACGGCTCAAGCAAGGCATGGGCAAACCGCAGGGACATATAGCAATACGCCCATACAGTCAATACCACCCGGTAATATTGAAATTCCTACTTCAACCGAAGAAGACAGAAACGTCATTCTCCAGTTCCAGAAATTGATGAACCGGTTCCTGGAGGTGCAACAACAGGTCATGCTTGCTTATCTCCGGGGCTCAAATGGTGGTCAAATTCCAGAATCCGAAGTTTCAGCCTTATTCAAATTCATGGACAATATGTCTCCTCAGGCACGAACATCCCCCCTTTCTCAATCGGCGGAACATTCACCGCTGTTGCCTAAGGAACCTGAACCCATTCCTGGTCAGGAACAGAAGCCTTCTTTTGACAAAGAGCAACTGACAACGCAACTCCTCCAGATTGTAAGCGAGCGCACTGGCTATCCACCGGAGATGCTTGGCCTGGATCTCAATATTGAAGCCGATCTGGGTATTGATTCTATCAAACGGGTCGAGATCCTGGGCGCCCTCCAGCATGCTTACCTCTCCAATTATGGAGAGACACAGATGGCAATGGAGGAACTGACGAAAATCAAGACCCTGCGGGGTATCATAGACTATATCAGTAATATCTTTCAATCTCAGCCTGAGACAAGACCAGATAAGCCAGCCACTGACCAACAGGCAGCTGTAACCACCCAGACCTCTTCTGACTTGAAACAACGGCCTTCTTTTGATACAGAACGGTTGACAACACAGCTCCTCCAGATTGTGAGCGAGCGTACCGGCTATCCACCGGAGATGCTTGGCCTGGATCTCAATATTGAAGCCGATCTGGGTATTGATTCCATTAAACGGGTAGAGATCCTCGGCGCCCTCCAGCGTACCTATCTTTCCGGTTATGGAGAGACACAGATGGCAATGGAGGAATTGACGAAAATCAAGACCTTACGCGGCATCATTGACTATATCAGTAACTCCTTCCAATCTCAACCTGATATGAAAGCAGATAGGGCAACTCTTCATCGTCAGGAAGTTGCACATACTCAGACCTTTTCCGAAGTAAGTACTGATATAGCCGAAGTCTCCCGTTGTCTCCTGACGACCGTTAATGCCCCATTCAGTAATCGACCATTGAAATTAACTCCGGATTCAGTCTTCATCATTACCGACGACGAGCAGGGAATTGCCAGTACCCTGTCAGACAAACTCAGAAATCTCGGCGGGCATGTTATTCTCGTTCGAATGGGTAATAAAACCACTGAAACGGAAACAAACCTTTACACGACAGACCTGACTAATCCAACAGCGGTACACGATCTTATAACCCTTATTCGTAAGAAAGGTGGATCAATCACTGGTATCATACATCTCCTTCCTTTGAAGAAAGGAATATCCTTTGAAGAGATGGATATGAAAAATTGGAGGGATCGCATTCGTCTGGAAGTCAAAAGCCTCTTCTACCTTACAAAGGCTGCCGGTCAAGACCTGAAACGGGCTGCTGAAACGGGAGGTGGTTGGCTGATAGCAGCAACCGGCATGGGCTGTGCGTTCAATAACAATACGAAGGAGTTTGTACCTTTTTCCCCAGACCAGGGTGGAATTGCCGGACTGATCAAGACATTAACCTTAGAATGGCCACGTGTCTGTTGCAAGGTAATTCATTTAGGCAAAGAAGAAAAACAGAATCCAGCTATAGCAGATAATCTGCTCTGTGAGATGACCGGTAATAGCAAACAGGCCGAAGTTATCTACAGGGATTCGCATCGATTTATTCTTAAGCCCAGGAAAGTTCTCCCGGATCAGAACGCACCGGACAATCTGACCATTGATTCAAACAGTGTCATACTTATTACCGGTGGCGCAAAAGGCATCACAGCTGAGGTGGCATGCGAACTGGCAAAGCTCTACCAACCTACCCTTGTGCTGGTGGGGCGTGCACCACTCCCTGCACCTCATGAGCCACCTGAGACCGCAAGACTCACCTCACCACAAGACTTGAAAGCGGCTTTCATCAATCGGATGCGACAATCAGGGCAGTCAGTTACTCCTGTACAGGTCGAAGCCGCCTACTCTCATTTATTACAAGAAAGAGAGATGCGGGATAACCTGTCAGCAATGCAGCAAGCTGGGGCAACAGTACGTTATTATCAGGTAGATGTCTGCAACGAAGAGGCCTTTAGCAACCTCATCAATGAGATTTATCGTTCTTATGGCAGGCTGGATGGCGTCATTCACGGCGCCGGAGTTATTGAAGATAAGCTGCTTGAAGATAAGACCCCCGATTCTTTCGATCGGGTCTTTCATACAAAAGCCGATAGCGCCTTCATCCTCAGTCGTAAACTTCGACCCGATTCGCTCAAGTTCCTGGTTTTTTTCTCTTCAGTAGTCGGGTGTTTTGGCAACTGTGGTCAGAGCGATTACGCTGCCGCAAACGAAGTGCTGAATAAACTGGCGGCTTACCTGGACAGCCGATGGCCTGGGCGGGTTGTGGCGATCAATTGGGGTCCGTGGGATAAGACAGGAATGGTTTCAGCGGAAGCGAAAAGACAGTTTGCTGGGCGCGGTGTGCAACTCATTTCACCCCTCACAGGCCGGCGATTGTTCGATGAGGAACTCCGATTGGGCAGGAAGGGTGAAACCGAAGTCGTTGTTGGAAACGGGCCATGGTCCGATTTTGAGGTCGAACAAATGGCCTCTCCTCCAAACACATTTCCTCTCCTTGATGGTGCACCACTGCGGCTGGTAAGTGATGGTACCGTTGAGTTTGTCCGGGCGCTGGATCCGGCATTTGATTTATACTTGCATGACCATCGTCTTGATGGAAAGCCTGTGTTGCCGATGACTATGGCAATGGAGTTGATGGCAGAGGTCGCTCAAAAGGGATGGCCGGAGTGGGAGATTGCGGGTATTCAATCCCTTGCTCTCATTCGGGGAATTGTTATGGATAATGGCTCCCGTGATATCCGTATCGTAGCTCAACCACAAACTTATTCCTCCCATGAAAATCTGACTCGCGAGATAAAAATGGAAATTTACGAATTGAATAAGCCGAGTCATCCCTGTTACCGCGCAATAGTCCAGATAGGGAAGCGGCTTCCATCTCCCCCACTGTACGATTCCGGTGTACTCTGCGGGCTTCGTCCATTTCCCATGACAGTAGATGACATGTACCGGCGCTGGCTGTTCCATGGTCCTTGTTTTCAAGGCATATCAACGATTGAAGGAATCAATCAACAGGGGATATGTGCATTCCTTCTTCCGTCGCTACCAGACCAATGCCTCAATCAGAATACCGGCAGCCGATGGCTGATCGATCCGGTACTCCTTGACTGTAGCTTACAGCTCGCTATCCTGTGGGAGCGTTTCCATTACGATATGACACCGCTTCCTACCGGTTTTAAATCTTACCGCCGTTTTGGTTCTCCTTCTGATTCACCGGTTCGGTGTTCTCTGGAGGCATATCCCCGCAGTGGCGGGCATATTCTTTCAGTGAATATTTACTTCCTCGATACTGCCGGCCGGATGCTGGCTTTCATGGAGGGGGTAGAAGCTTCCTGCAGCAAAGCACTGAATCGGCTCGCCGGTGTTGCTACACCAGTCAGAGGAAACAACGAATGA